The following coding sequences lie in one uncultured Mailhella sp. genomic window:
- a CDS encoding dihydroorotase — protein MDRILRHARVYRPSGFEKGDILIRNGRIERIAPQIPPMEGVTESDMSGCCIVPGLVDVHVHLREPGFSCKETIRTGTLAAAHGGFTTVCAMPNLNPVPDTLEHLETQLEIIRRDAVIHVLPYGAITMAEEGRELSDMAAMAPFVAGFSDDGRGVQDKGMMREAMQEAKRLGKIIAAHCEVNKLLTGGWIHDGEYARAHGHRGISSESEWAEVARDAELAKETGAAFHACHISTKESVDIIRRARAEGVDATCETGPHYLVLCDKDLQEDGRFKMNPPLRGEEDRDALIAGILDGTVSMIATDHAPHEAEAKSRGLERSAMGVVGLETSFAVMHTYFVKRGVLSLEKLVELMSVNPAKRFGIGSFLEEGQRADLAVFDLSREWVVNPEEFLSRGRATPFAGHTLYGRCVLTLVNGEEAWNEKA, from the coding sequence ATGGATCGCATCCTGAGACATGCCCGGGTGTATCGACCTTCCGGATTCGAGAAGGGCGACATCCTCATTCGGAACGGCAGAATAGAGCGCATTGCGCCGCAGATTCCTCCCATGGAGGGCGTGACGGAATCCGATATGAGCGGGTGTTGCATTGTTCCCGGCCTTGTAGATGTTCATGTGCATCTGCGCGAGCCGGGTTTTTCATGCAAGGAAACCATACGCACGGGCACTCTGGCGGCCGCGCACGGGGGCTTCACCACGGTGTGCGCCATGCCCAATCTGAACCCCGTGCCCGACACGCTTGAGCATCTGGAAACGCAGCTTGAGATCATCCGGCGCGACGCCGTGATTCATGTGCTGCCCTACGGGGCCATCACCATGGCGGAGGAAGGCCGCGAGCTTTCCGACATGGCGGCCATGGCTCCCTTTGTGGCGGGCTTTTCCGACGACGGCCGCGGCGTGCAGGATAAAGGCATGATGCGCGAGGCCATGCAGGAAGCAAAGAGGCTCGGCAAGATCATCGCCGCGCACTGCGAGGTGAACAAGCTTCTTACGGGCGGCTGGATTCACGACGGCGAATACGCGAGAGCGCACGGACACCGGGGCATCAGCTCGGAGAGCGAGTGGGCGGAAGTGGCCCGCGACGCGGAGCTTGCAAAGGAAACGGGAGCCGCCTTTCACGCCTGCCACATTTCCACGAAGGAAAGCGTGGACATCATACGCCGCGCCCGGGCCGAAGGCGTGGACGCAACCTGCGAGACGGGCCCGCACTATCTCGTGCTCTGCGACAAGGATCTGCAGGAGGACGGCCGCTTCAAGATGAATCCGCCCCTGCGCGGCGAAGAAGACAGGGATGCGCTCATTGCGGGCATTCTCGACGGCACCGTGAGCATGATAGCCACGGATCACGCACCGCACGAAGCCGAAGCCAAGAGCCGGGGCCTGGAGCGCAGCGCCATGGGCGTGGTCGGCCTCGAAACGTCCTTTGCGGTCATGCATACCTACTTTGTGAAGCGCGGCGTGCTTTCGCTCGAAAAGCTGGTGGAACTCATGTCCGTGAATCCCGCGAAGCGTTTCGGCATCGGCTCGTTTCTGGAAGAAGGGCAGAGGGCGGATCTTGCCGTGTTCGATCTCTCCCGCGAATGGGTCGTGAATCCGGAGGAATTTTTGAGCAGGGGACGCGCCACGCCCTTTGCCGGACACACGCTCTACGGCCGCTGCGTGCTCACGCTCGTGAACGGCGAGGAAGCCTGGAACGAAAAGGCCTAG
- a CDS encoding dihydroorotate dehydrogenase electron transfer subunit gives MKQGIYTIVEHTPLTKDVYRMVLSGDTSAMTMPGQFVEISLPGFFLRRPISVCDYDEKSITIIYKVVGQGTDAMARMKEGETLDVIVGLGHGFDVEKSGDAPLLVGGGVGVPPLFHLARKLVAAGRSVTVILGFNKADEIFYAREFEALGARVVVTTVDGSVGVKGFVTDALPERYSHVYSCGPMPMLRALYRATQGAGGEFSLEERMGCGFGACMGCSIMTRDGSRRVCKDGPVFDKEVLEWQI, from the coding sequence ATGAAACAGGGAATATATACGATTGTCGAGCATACGCCGCTCACGAAGGACGTGTACCGCATGGTGCTTTCCGGCGACACGTCGGCCATGACCATGCCGGGGCAGTTCGTGGAAATCAGTCTGCCGGGCTTTTTCCTGCGCCGTCCCATTTCCGTCTGCGACTATGACGAAAAGAGCATCACCATCATTTACAAAGTGGTCGGCCAGGGCACGGACGCCATGGCGCGCATGAAGGAAGGCGAAACGCTTGACGTCATCGTCGGCCTCGGCCACGGTTTCGACGTGGAAAAAAGCGGCGATGCGCCGCTCCTCGTGGGCGGCGGCGTGGGCGTGCCCCCGCTGTTCCATCTGGCCAGGAAGCTTGTGGCCGCGGGGCGTTCCGTCACGGTCATTCTCGGCTTCAACAAGGCGGATGAAATCTTTTATGCCCGCGAGTTTGAAGCGCTCGGCGCGCGCGTTGTCGTCACCACCGTGGACGGCAGCGTGGGCGTGAAGGGCTTTGTGACCGACGCGCTTCCCGAACGCTACAGCCACGTGTACAGCTGCGGCCCCATGCCCATGCTGCGCGCGTTGTATCGGGCCACGCAGGGCGCAGGCGGCGAATTCAGTCTGGAAGAGCGCATGGGCTGCGGCTTCGGCGCGTGCATGGGGTGCAGCATCATGACCAGAGACGGCAGCAGACGCGTGTGCAAGGACGGACCCGTGTTCGACAAGGAGGTGCTCGAATGGCAGATCTGA
- a CDS encoding dihydroorotate dehydrogenase — protein MADLKVTLSGLELDNPLIPASGTFGYGYEFAELYDINMLGSFSFKGTTLEPRFGNPTPRIAETPAGMINAVGMQNPGIDRVINEELPRLKKCFHKKVIANIGGFSVDEYAECCARIDGEEQVGLIEVNVSCPNVHNGCMSFGTDPLGISAVTKAVKAVTTKPVYVKLSPNVTDIVPLAAAAAEAGADGISLINTLLGMRIDLRTRKPVIANKMGGFSGSAILPVALRMVYQVYEAVKLPIIGMGGISSARDVVEMMLAGATAVEIGAANLVDPWACPKILAELPSVMAQYGITSLRDIIGGAH, from the coding sequence ATGGCAGATCTGAAAGTAACGCTCAGCGGTCTGGAACTGGACAATCCGCTCATTCCGGCCAGCGGCACCTTCGGCTACGGATACGAGTTCGCCGAACTTTACGACATCAACATGCTCGGTTCCTTTTCCTTCAAGGGAACCACGCTGGAGCCGCGCTTCGGCAACCCCACGCCCCGCATCGCGGAAACGCCCGCCGGCATGATCAACGCCGTGGGCATGCAGAATCCCGGCATCGACAGGGTCATCAACGAGGAGCTTCCGCGACTCAAAAAGTGCTTCCACAAGAAGGTCATCGCCAACATCGGCGGCTTTTCCGTGGACGAATACGCCGAGTGCTGCGCCCGCATCGACGGCGAAGAGCAGGTGGGACTCATTGAAGTGAACGTGAGCTGCCCCAACGTACACAACGGCTGCATGAGCTTCGGCACCGATCCGCTCGGCATTTCCGCCGTGACGAAGGCCGTGAAGGCCGTGACCACCAAGCCCGTGTACGTGAAGCTCTCGCCCAACGTCACGGACATCGTGCCTCTGGCCGCAGCCGCCGCCGAAGCCGGAGCCGACGGCATAAGCCTCATCAACACGCTGCTCGGCATGCGCATCGACCTGCGCACGAGAAAGCCCGTCATCGCCAACAAGATGGGCGGTTTTTCCGGCAGCGCCATCCTGCCCGTGGCGCTGCGCATGGTGTATCAGGTGTACGAGGCCGTCAAGCTGCCCATCATCGGCATGGGCGGCATAAGCTCGGCGCGCGACGTGGTGGAAATGATGCTGGCGGGCGCCACGGCCGTGGAAATCGGCGCGGCCAATCTGGTTGATCCGTGGGCGTGCCCGAAAATCCTCGCCGAACTGCCTTCCGTCATGGCTCAGTACGGCATAACCTCCCTCAGGGACATCATCGGAGGAGCGCACTGA
- the pyrF gene encoding orotidine-5'-phosphate decarboxylase yields MRNLNKDVMVACDFSSKAEVMDFLDLFTEEKPFVKIGMELYYAEGPDIVRAVKARGHRIFLDLKLHDIPNTVRKAMAVLSALDVDMCNLHAAGTVPMMEEALKGLTRADGTRPLLIAVTQLTSTSEERMREDLLIERPMEEVVMHYASRARAAGLDGVVCSPLEAGKVHDACGSDFLTVTPGVRFADGDKGDQVRVTTPARARELGSDFIVVGRPITQADDPVAAYRRCVREFLG; encoded by the coding sequence ATGCGTAATCTCAACAAGGACGTCATGGTGGCCTGCGACTTCAGCAGCAAGGCGGAAGTCATGGATTTTCTCGACCTCTTCACCGAGGAGAAGCCCTTCGTGAAGATCGGCATGGAACTCTACTATGCCGAAGGCCCCGACATCGTGCGCGCCGTCAAGGCCCGGGGACACAGAATTTTTCTCGACCTCAAGCTGCACGACATTCCGAACACCGTGCGCAAGGCCATGGCCGTGCTCTCCGCGCTCGACGTGGACATGTGCAATCTGCACGCCGCAGGCACCGTGCCCATGATGGAGGAGGCGCTCAAGGGCCTTACCCGCGCAGACGGCACGCGTCCTCTGCTCATCGCCGTCACGCAGCTCACCTCCACGAGCGAAGAGCGCATGCGCGAAGATCTGCTCATCGAGCGCCCCATGGAGGAAGTGGTCATGCACTACGCCTCCCGCGCCCGTGCGGCGGGCCTCGATGGCGTGGTCTGTTCTCCGCTGGAAGCGGGAAAGGTGCATGACGCGTGCGGCAGCGACTTTCTTACCGTGACCCCCGGCGTGCGCTTCGCCGACGGCGACAAGGGCGATCAGGTGCGCGTGACCACCCCCGCCCGCGCCCGCGAACTCGGGTCCGATTTCATCGTGGTGGGCCGCCCCATCACGCAGGCGGACGATCCCGTGGCGGCCTATCGCCGCTGCGTCAGGGAATTTCTCGGGTAG
- the pyrE gene encoding orotate phosphoribosyltransferase, with amino-acid sequence MESRDKLIAKDLLSIKAVFFRPDEPFIWASGIKSPVYCDNRLTLTAPEVRNDVESALAAVVREEYPECEVLMGTSTAGIAHAAIVGHILGMPMGYVRSSAKDHGRGNQIEGRLEPGQKVVVVEDLISTAGSVLEVVKVLREAGADVLGVASIFTYGMKKGLDRLAEAGVKNVSLTNFDTIAAVAAESGYIRKEDVARLIAFRNNPSDESWIGA; translated from the coding sequence ATGGAGTCTCGCGACAAGCTCATTGCCAAGGATCTTCTTTCCATCAAGGCGGTGTTTTTCCGTCCCGACGAACCCTTCATCTGGGCGAGCGGCATCAAGAGCCCCGTTTACTGCGACAACCGTCTTACCCTGACCGCTCCCGAAGTGCGCAACGACGTGGAAAGCGCCCTCGCCGCCGTGGTGCGCGAAGAATATCCCGAGTGTGAAGTGCTCATGGGAACCAGTACGGCGGGCATCGCCCACGCCGCCATTGTGGGACATATTCTTGGCATGCCCATGGGCTACGTGCGTTCGAGCGCCAAGGATCACGGCCGCGGCAATCAGATCGAGGGCCGTCTGGAACCCGGTCAGAAGGTCGTGGTCGTTGAAGACCTCATTTCCACCGCGGGCAGCGTGCTGGAAGTGGTCAAGGTGCTGCGCGAGGCCGGAGCCGACGTGCTCGGCGTGGCCAGCATCTTCACCTACGGCATGAAGAAGGGCCTTGATCGCCTTGCCGAAGCCGGCGTGAAGAACGTGAGCCTCACCAACTTCGACACCATCGCCGCCGTGGCCGCGGAGAGCGGCTACATCCGCAAGGAAGACGTGGCGCGTCTCATCGCCTTCCGCAACAATCCTTCCGACGAGAGCTGGATCGGAGCGTAA
- the pyrB gene encoding aspartate carbamoyltransferase — MKSVIDIRDLSTQDIEQLLATALDIIADPEKYSRKCSGKKLATLFFEPSTRTRLSFEAAMYELGGHVLGVSEAQSSSASKGESVADTVRVVSCYADIIAMRHPKEGAPLVAAMNASVPVINAGDGGHNHPTQTLADLLTIWREKGRLDNLVIGLCGDLKFGRTVHSLIAAMSRYSNVKFVLISPEELRLPGYIRKDVMEKNGMPFEETTDLVAAMPSLDVLYMTRVQKERFFNEADYVRLKDSYVLTPDKLKGAKKDMCIMHPLPRVNEISVAVDKDPRAAYFRQVLNGKYMRMALIMKLLGVN, encoded by the coding sequence ATGAAAAGCGTTATCGACATCCGCGATCTTTCGACGCAGGACATTGAACAGCTTCTGGCCACGGCCCTGGACATCATCGCCGACCCCGAGAAGTATTCCCGGAAGTGCAGCGGCAAGAAGCTCGCCACGCTGTTCTTTGAACCTTCCACCCGCACGCGCCTCAGCTTCGAGGCCGCCATGTACGAACTCGGCGGACACGTGCTCGGCGTTTCCGAGGCGCAGAGCTCTTCCGCCTCCAAGGGCGAAAGCGTGGCCGACACCGTGCGCGTGGTGAGCTGCTACGCCGACATCATCGCCATGCGGCACCCCAAGGAAGGCGCACCGCTCGTGGCCGCCATGAACGCTTCCGTGCCCGTCATCAACGCGGGCGACGGCGGACACAACCACCCCACGCAGACGCTTGCCGACCTGCTCACCATCTGGCGCGAGAAGGGCAGGCTTGACAATCTCGTCATCGGCCTGTGCGGCGACCTCAAGTTCGGCCGCACCGTGCATTCGCTCATTGCTGCCATGTCGCGCTACAGCAACGTGAAGTTCGTGCTCATTTCTCCCGAAGAACTGCGTCTGCCCGGCTACATCCGCAAGGACGTCATGGAAAAGAACGGCATGCCCTTTGAGGAAACCACCGATCTTGTGGCCGCCATGCCCTCGCTGGACGTGCTGTACATGACCCGCGTGCAGAAGGAACGCTTCTTCAACGAAGCCGACTACGTGCGCCTGAAGGACAGCTATGTGCTTACTCCCGACAAGCTGAAGGGCGCAAAGAAAGACATGTGCATCATGCATCCCCTGCCCCGCGTGAACGAAATATCCGTGGCCGTGGACAAGGATCCGAGAGCCGCCTACTTCCGTCAGGTGCTGAACGGCAAGTACATGCGCATGGCGCTCATCATGAAACTTCTGGGGGTGAACTAG
- a CDS encoding aspartate carbamoyltransferase regulatory subunit: MVIDAISNGIVLDHIRAGLSMELYRILNLDKLQCSVAVLKNVTSRKMGRKDIIKIDEIIDLNFDVLGYVDPGITVSIVRDGKLDRKFSVELPERVTNVIRCKNPRCITSTEQELPHIFKLTDREKRVYRCIYCESRAKGGD; this comes from the coding sequence ATGGTCATCGACGCGATTTCCAACGGCATCGTTCTCGACCATATCAGGGCGGGCCTCAGCATGGAGCTGTACCGCATTCTCAATCTGGACAAGCTTCAGTGCTCCGTGGCCGTGCTCAAGAACGTCACCAGCAGAAAGATGGGCCGCAAGGACATCATCAAAATCGACGAGATCATCGATCTCAATTTCGACGTGCTCGGCTATGTGGATCCGGGCATCACCGTAAGCATCGTGCGCGACGGCAAGCTCGACCGCAAGTTCAGCGTGGAACTGCCGGAACGGGTGACCAACGTCATCCGCTGCAAGAATCCCCGCTGCATCACCTCGACCGAGCAGGAACTGCCGCACATCTTCAAGCTGACGGACAGGGAAAAGCGCGTGTATCGCTGCATCTACTGCGAAAGCAGGGCCAAGGGCGGCGACTAG
- a CDS encoding heme-binding domain-containing protein, producing MKRILLPLAALCAAALMAMPSEMQATADQGKKPLEQVPSMEKFQEVSDIVLDKCMACHSRNYDLPFYAKIPGIRQIIEQDYRDGLRAMDLNQELVGAAKDRPVGEVAVAKMEWVVLNNTMPPAKFTVVHWGSRLTTRTGKTFCTG from the coding sequence ATGAAGAGGATACTTCTGCCTCTGGCCGCGCTGTGCGCGGCGGCGCTGATGGCCATGCCGTCGGAAATGCAGGCAACCGCGGATCAGGGAAAAAAGCCCCTGGAGCAGGTGCCGTCCATGGAAAAGTTCCAGGAAGTGTCGGACATCGTGCTCGACAAGTGCATGGCCTGTCACAGCCGGAATTACGATCTGCCCTTCTATGCGAAGATTCCCGGCATCAGACAGATCATTGAGCAGGATTACCGCGACGGACTGCGCGCCATGGATCTGAATCAGGAGCTTGTGGGCGCGGCGAAGGACCGGCCCGTAGGGGAAGTGGCCGTGGCGAAGATGGAGTGGGTGGTGCTCAACAACACCATGCCTCCGGCCAAGTTCACCGTGGTGCATTGGGGCAGCAGACTGACGACAAGGACAGGGAAAACATTCTGCACTGGGTGA
- a CDS encoding cytochrome-c peroxidase, with product MGQQTDDKDRENILHWVKTTRAAYYATGPAAEKRANEPLQPLPSHLAVDVKKAALGEKLFNDKRLSADSTLACSGCHLYEKAGTDNSRFSEGIRKQFGDINAPTMFNAVFNVRQFWDGRAADLQEQAGGPPLNPIEMGCSGWEEIIARLSADEALTAEAGTIYADGWTVQNITDAIAEYEKTLITPNSRFDKWLSGDDAAITAEEAEGYRLFKQYRCASCHVGRSVGGQSFEYMDLKADYFAERGNPLNSDKGLMGFTGNQDDLHRFKVPNLRNVELTHPYMHDGTVTTLDESVAVMGRYLSGIPVSDGDRRLIVAFLRTLTGEFQGKTLTGTPVER from the coding sequence TTGGGGCAGCAGACTGACGACAAGGACAGGGAAAACATTCTGCACTGGGTGAAAACGACCCGTGCCGCGTACTACGCCACCGGACCGGCTGCGGAAAAGCGGGCCAACGAGCCGTTGCAGCCTCTGCCCTCGCATCTCGCCGTGGACGTGAAGAAGGCGGCGCTCGGCGAAAAGCTGTTCAACGACAAGCGCCTTTCCGCCGACAGCACGCTGGCCTGTTCCGGCTGTCATCTGTACGAGAAGGCGGGCACGGACAATTCCCGCTTCTCGGAAGGCATACGCAAGCAGTTCGGCGACATCAACGCGCCCACCATGTTCAATGCGGTGTTCAACGTCCGTCAGTTCTGGGACGGCCGCGCCGCGGATCTTCAGGAGCAGGCGGGCGGGCCGCCGCTCAATCCCATTGAAATGGGCTGCTCCGGCTGGGAGGAGATTATTGCAAGACTTTCCGCCGATGAGGCGCTCACGGCCGAGGCTGGAACCATCTATGCCGACGGATGGACCGTGCAGAACATTACCGACGCCATTGCCGAGTATGAAAAGACGCTCATCACCCCGAACAGTCGTTTCGACAAGTGGCTGAGCGGCGACGATGCGGCCATTACGGCGGAGGAGGCGGAAGGGTATCGCCTGTTCAAGCAGTATCGCTGCGCAAGCTGCCATGTGGGGCGCAGCGTGGGCGGACAGTCCTTTGAGTACATGGATCTCAAGGCCGACTATTTTGCCGAGCGGGGCAATCCGCTGAACTCGGACAAGGGCCTCATGGGCTTTACCGGCAATCAGGACGATCTGCACCGCTTCAAGGTTCCGAACCTGCGCAACGTGGAGCTCACGCATCCCTACATGCACGACGGCACCGTGACCACGCTGGACGAAAGCGTTGCCGTGATGGGCCGGTATCTTTCGGGCATTCCCGTGTCCGACGGTGATCGTCGTCTCATTGTGGCCTTCCTGCGCACGCTGACCGGAGAATTTCAGGGCAAGACGCTGACCGGAACGCCTGTGGAACGCTGA
- a CDS encoding autotransporter outer membrane beta-barrel domain-containing protein, protein MVIRDMTTQNTQGDAYTYGVYTENGAQITFNDALSISNLKATSLSNNHTEAFALVSYGGGISVPPSDKDIIIVGETGAFSQEETDIPNINVRFNTANSSLTGIAMLREPDWINGGLKDDGGIIDFSFAPGATWNVIPADSSTVSNYLHQEDELLFSEVTSLNLDTGANVYLGSMKSSWDFLPQGFTTSPFGTTSDMASTPVQLRTKELNGNGNFYLRTDLHQDISDSVLITESLSGSHTLHVKGGGSGDLIKEQTNSYLARTEFVNDGLGNEFSLAKNSHGQELVDLGVYNYRLNHSQRNNGREWYLVRENAPVEPGTPAGPDTDSFSPTGEAEAALSGLAGHYAMWYGYQTDLRKRLGEVRYGTQTGLWVRGFADKARLDGLAGTSFTQNLVGGSIGYDTLADVDETYMWILGMQIRSGHADQSTNGRWGGYGDLTSVGGGLYSTWVHVDGWYLDAVATMDWYNHEIRAAMLDGTPVHDDRSSYGIGASLEGGRKMDFAFSNEGRDYWFLEPQLQLSWFWVRGGSFTSSNGMTIDQSDMASLTGRAGLVLGKKFTLDEKDGPRYVQPYVKAGVNHEFLGEQRARLNGLDMRSDLDGTRVYYGLGVDWQLSDDIRLYMQAEREHGENFTREYNMSAGLKWRF, encoded by the coding sequence ATGGTCATACGCGATATGACTACTCAAAATACACAGGGAGATGCCTACACCTATGGCGTCTATACAGAAAATGGCGCACAGATAACCTTCAACGACGCTCTCAGCATAAGCAATCTCAAGGCCACCTCTCTGAGCAATAACCATACGGAAGCGTTCGCACTTGTCTCCTACGGCGGAGGAATTTCCGTGCCCCCCAGTGACAAGGACATCATTATTGTCGGAGAAACGGGAGCTTTTTCTCAGGAAGAAACAGATATTCCGAACATCAACGTTCGATTTAACACCGCTAACTCCAGTCTCACCGGCATTGCCATGCTCAGAGAACCGGACTGGATAAACGGAGGGCTCAAGGACGATGGCGGAATCATTGATTTTTCCTTCGCCCCAGGCGCCACATGGAACGTGATTCCTGCCGACAGCAGTACTGTAAGCAACTATCTGCATCAGGAGGACGAGCTCCTTTTCAGCGAAGTGACTTCTCTGAACCTCGACACGGGCGCGAACGTCTATCTCGGAAGCATGAAGAGTTCATGGGATTTCTTGCCTCAGGGGTTCACAACTTCCCCGTTCGGCACGACATCCGATATGGCGTCCACTCCCGTTCAGCTCCGCACTAAAGAGCTTAACGGAAACGGAAACTTTTATCTACGTACCGACCTTCATCAGGATATTTCCGACAGCGTACTCATTACCGAATCACTTTCCGGTTCCCATACACTCCATGTAAAAGGCGGCGGAAGCGGCGATCTGATCAAGGAACAGACGAACAGCTATCTGGCAAGAACTGAGTTCGTCAACGATGGACTAGGCAATGAATTCTCGCTGGCCAAAAATTCTCATGGTCAGGAACTGGTGGATCTGGGCGTTTATAACTACCGATTGAATCATTCACAAAGAAACAATGGCCGCGAATGGTATCTGGTCAGGGAAAACGCGCCTGTCGAACCAGGAACTCCTGCGGGGCCTGATACCGATTCCTTTTCTCCCACGGGCGAAGCCGAAGCCGCGCTTTCCGGTCTCGCCGGGCACTATGCCATGTGGTACGGTTATCAGACGGATCTGCGCAAGCGCCTCGGCGAAGTCCGCTACGGCACACAGACCGGTCTGTGGGTGCGGGGCTTTGCCGACAAGGCCCGGCTCGACGGCCTTGCCGGAACGAGCTTCACGCAGAACCTTGTAGGCGGATCCATAGGCTACGACACGCTGGCGGACGTTGATGAAACCTATATGTGGATTCTCGGCATGCAGATCCGCAGCGGTCACGCCGACCAGAGCACGAACGGACGCTGGGGCGGATACGGCGATCTGACCAGCGTAGGCGGCGGCCTGTACTCTACCTGGGTTCATGTTGACGGCTGGTATCTCGACGCCGTAGCCACCATGGACTGGTACAATCACGAAATACGCGCCGCCATGCTCGACGGAACTCCCGTACACGACGACCGTTCGTCCTACGGCATAGGCGCTTCTTTGGAAGGCGGAAGAAAAATGGACTTCGCCTTCAGCAACGAGGGCCGGGATTACTGGTTCCTTGAACCTCAGCTCCAGCTTTCCTGGTTCTGGGTGAGAGGCGGCAGCTTCACCAGCAGCAACGGCATGACCATCGATCAGAGCGACATGGCCTCCCTCACGGGCAGAGCCGGTCTGGTGCTCGGCAAAAAGTTCACGCTGGACGAAAAAGACGGCCCCCGCTATGTGCAGCCCTATGTGAAGGCAGGCGTGAACCACGAATTCCTCGGCGAACAGCGAGCCCGCCTCAACGGTCTGGACATGCGCTCCGATCTTGATGGAACCCGCGTGTACTACGGCCTCGGCGTGGACTGGCAGCTCTCGGACGACATTCGCCTCTACATGCAGGCGGAACGCGAACACGGCGAAAACTTCACCCGCGAATACAACATGTCCGCGGGCTTGAAGTGGCGCTTCTAG
- a CDS encoding recombinase family protein, with protein sequence MTGKTYGYIRVSSKDQNEDRQVMAMEKHAIEKDNIYMDKQSGKDFHRPQYRAMLRRLRPGDLVCIASIDRLGRNYEEIQRQWRLLTKEMNVDILVLNMPLLNTRQNKDLLGTFIADLVLQILSFAAQNERENIRQRQAEGIAAARKKGVRFGRPPMPLPKEFPMALRLWTEGKITLAHAARMCNMAESSFRYRAIPKHNSQ encoded by the coding sequence ATGACGGGAAAGACCTACGGATACATACGCGTCTCCAGCAAGGATCAGAACGAAGACCGTCAGGTCATGGCCATGGAAAAACATGCCATAGAGAAAGACAACATCTATATGGATAAACAATCCGGCAAGGACTTTCACCGCCCTCAGTATCGGGCCATGCTCCGCCGGCTCAGACCGGGCGACCTCGTCTGCATCGCCAGCATCGACAGGCTGGGACGAAACTATGAAGAAATACAGAGACAGTGGCGACTGCTTACCAAGGAAATGAATGTGGACATTCTGGTACTGAACATGCCGCTGCTCAACACCAGACAAAACAAGGATCTTCTCGGCACGTTCATAGCCGATCTTGTGCTCCAGATCCTTTCCTTTGCCGCACAGAACGAGCGGGAAAACATTCGTCAACGTCAGGCGGAAGGCATTGCCGCAGCCAGAAAGAAGGGCGTGCGCTTCGGACGTCCGCCCATGCCGCTGCCGAAGGAGTTTCCCATGGCGCTCCGACTGTGGACCGAAGGAAAAATAACCCTGGCCCATGCTGCCAGGATGTGCAACATGGCGGAATCCTCATTCCGCTACAGGGCGATTCCGAAGCATAACTCCCAATAA
- a CDS encoding YhcH/YjgK/YiaL family protein gives MIIDTFQRGSRYALGALWSEFFPELMKLVEQGEALPDGRYPLAGGPEQGGVMVSVETYEPKDESQARYESHDLMADIQAVLSGDEFLDVFPLQGEEVESMRDNGRDLVFYAEKPEAACRVHLRPGLFALVLPGEAHMPCQRACSNKVKKLVVKIPADKLSAPHCR, from the coding sequence ATGATTATTGATACTTTTCAACGTGGTTCCCGGTATGCGCTCGGCGCTCTCTGGAGTGAATTCTTCCCCGAACTGATGAAGCTTGTCGAACAGGGAGAGGCCCTGCCGGACGGTCGCTATCCGCTGGCGGGCGGGCCCGAGCAGGGCGGCGTCATGGTCTCCGTGGAGACGTACGAGCCCAAAGATGAGTCGCAGGCACGCTACGAAAGTCACGATCTCATGGCTGATATTCAGGCCGTGCTTTCCGGCGACGAGTTTCTTGACGTGTTTCCCCTGCAAGGGGAAGAAGTGGAAAGCATGCGCGACAACGGACGTGATCTTGTTTTCTATGCGGAAAAGCCCGAAGCGGCCTGTCGAGTTCATCTGCGGCCGGGGCTGTTTGCCCTGGTGCTGCCCGGCGAGGCGCACATGCCCTGTCAGCGGGCCTGCAGCAACAAGGTGAAGAAGCTTGTGGTCAAGATACCGGCGGACAAGCTGTCTGCGCCGCACTGCCGGTAA
- a CDS encoding TraR/DksA family transcriptional regulator, giving the protein MDVFDQATELERIERESALRQAANVGYQEGPEWIDGKPCCRECGEPIPEARLKAIPGVGLCLACQEEWEKERQ; this is encoded by the coding sequence ATGGATGTTTTTGATCAGGCTACGGAACTGGAAAGAATTGAACGTGAATCCGCGCTGCGTCAGGCCGCGAACGTCGGCTATCAGGAAGGCCCGGAATGGATAGACGGGAAGCCCTGCTGCCGCGAATGCGGAGAGCCCATTCCCGAGGCCCGTCTGAAGGCGATTCCCGGCGTGGGACTTTGCCTTGCCTGCCAGGAAGAATGGGAGAAGGAACGCCAGTAG